A portion of the Leptospira noumeaensis genome contains these proteins:
- a CDS encoding LBF_2127 family putative lipoprotein produces MKFKTMKNKTKNILKIFLILSLTSNCAVDIRQVPEPRALIYSPVFLTQSNLYIGKLEVYTSDSIEYTTAWRHIFKSFLLNNRISKNVKDLNGEKQINKDDYILDIEIYPKLNDEFNYWWTWPAIYPMSGYWPVQMRTYNYETIIKYKIIKNQSIIHESEIKETEEKTITMYGFYRTSEIEKMIEIVNLKALDKCSKEISLKVQ; encoded by the coding sequence ATGAAGTTCAAGACCATGAAAAATAAAACCAAAAACATTCTTAAAATATTTCTTATCCTTTCACTAACGAGTAACTGCGCAGTTGATATCAGACAAGTTCCTGAGCCAAGAGCTCTTATCTATTCCCCAGTTTTTTTGACACAAAGCAACTTATACATCGGTAAATTGGAAGTATATACTTCTGACTCAATCGAATATACAACTGCATGGAGGCATATCTTCAAATCTTTTCTATTAAATAATCGAATCAGCAAAAATGTTAAAGATTTAAATGGAGAAAAACAAATTAATAAAGACGACTATATTCTAGACATTGAAATCTATCCAAAACTGAATGATGAATTTAACTATTGGTGGACTTGGCCTGCTATTTATCCAATGTCAGGTTACTGGCCTGTTCAAATGAGAACCTACAATTATGAAACCATCATTAAATACAAAATTATTAAAAATCAATCCATTATACATGAAAGCGAAATAAAAGAAACGGAAGAGAAAACTATCACTATGTATGGTTTCTACAGGACTTCCGAGATCGAAAAAATGATCGAAATTGTAAATCTAAAGGCATTAGATAAATGTTCAAAAGAAATTTCATTAAAAGTTCAATAA
- a CDS encoding tRNA dihydrouridine synthase: MRILLAPMEGLLDYRLRDTLTQVGGFDECVSEFIRVNDTLLPSHRFYRYVPELYENSRTKSGVPVKVQLLGSDINCMAENASKVASLGAYGIDINFGCPAPTVNRNRGGAALLKEPDQMFAIVKAIRKAVPLEIPVTAKMRLGYDSTEQALVCAKALEEGGAEEIVVHARTKTDGYKPPAYWDWIHKIGSTVKVPLVANGEIWTEEDAIRCKEISGCKDIMIGRGAVANPALALMIRGERKENLSWDEIKRILHRYWQSLESDMEVKSRAGRIKQWLHYLSRQYPEAENDFEMVKRFTNRMDFEKYWESPVKST, encoded by the coding sequence TTGCGTATCTTACTTGCTCCCATGGAAGGACTTCTTGACTACCGACTGCGTGACACTCTCACACAAGTTGGTGGTTTTGATGAATGTGTTAGTGAATTCATTCGAGTGAATGACACTCTCCTTCCATCACATAGGTTCTATCGTTATGTTCCAGAACTATATGAAAATTCTAGGACTAAATCGGGAGTTCCTGTCAAAGTACAATTGTTAGGTTCTGATATCAATTGTATGGCAGAGAATGCAAGTAAGGTAGCTTCTCTTGGGGCTTATGGAATTGATATTAATTTTGGATGCCCTGCTCCCACTGTGAATCGAAACCGAGGTGGGGCCGCACTCCTCAAAGAACCGGATCAGATGTTTGCCATTGTAAAGGCCATCAGAAAAGCAGTTCCTTTGGAGATTCCAGTGACAGCAAAAATGAGGTTAGGTTACGATTCCACCGAACAGGCGCTTGTTTGTGCCAAAGCCTTAGAAGAAGGTGGGGCCGAAGAAATTGTTGTCCATGCTCGAACAAAAACCGACGGATACAAACCTCCTGCCTATTGGGACTGGATCCATAAAATTGGATCTACGGTAAAGGTGCCCCTAGTCGCCAATGGGGAAATTTGGACTGAAGAAGATGCAATCCGATGTAAAGAAATCTCTGGCTGCAAAGACATTATGATTGGCCGGGGAGCAGTAGCCAATCCAGCCCTCGCTTTGATGATCCGAGGCGAAAGAAAAGAAAATCTTTCTTGGGATGAAATCAAAAGAATTTTACATCGGTATTGGCAAAGTTTAGAATCAGACATGGAAGTAAAAAGCCGTGCAGGAAGGATCAAACAATGGTTACACTACCTTTCTCGCCAGTATCCCGAAGCCGAAAACGACTTTGAGATGGTAAAACGATTCACAAACAGAATGGACTTCGAAAAGTATTGGGAATCGCCTGTAAAATCTACGTAA